The following are encoded in a window of Desulfopila inferna genomic DNA:
- a CDS encoding ABC transporter ATP-binding protein — MVNVESVHLSFTRDGTVEKVLGDISFRIEAQTSCAIIGPSGCGKTSLLFLLAGLLRPDRGDISITGNPRCGTILQNYGLFPWKTVAQNIGLGLVLQKMEKAMITERVNTLLDDMGLLGFGNHYPIELSGGMQQRVALARALAVEPQILFMDEPLSSLDALTRERLQNLILDIWKTKKITKVLVTHSIEEAVFLGQKIIILGRRPAKVLQIVDNPEVGSSDYRQSENFFHLCTEVRTILGGQGNGQET; from the coding sequence ATGGTTAACGTCGAATCCGTGCATCTTTCCTTCACCCGGGATGGAACCGTCGAGAAAGTACTGGGGGATATATCCTTCCGTATCGAAGCGCAGACCAGCTGCGCCATCATCGGGCCTTCCGGCTGCGGCAAAACCTCGCTGCTCTTCCTGCTTGCCGGACTGCTCCGGCCCGATCGGGGTGATATTTCCATTACCGGCAATCCCCGCTGCGGCACCATTCTGCAGAACTACGGGCTCTTTCCCTGGAAAACGGTTGCGCAGAATATCGGACTCGGTCTTGTCCTGCAAAAGATGGAAAAAGCCATGATCACCGAGCGCGTCAACACCTTGCTTGACGATATGGGACTGCTTGGCTTCGGGAATCATTATCCCATCGAGCTCTCCGGAGGCATGCAGCAGCGCGTCGCCCTGGCCCGCGCCCTTGCCGTAGAACCTCAGATCCTGTTCATGGATGAGCCGCTCTCCTCACTTGACGCCCTGACTCGCGAGAGATTGCAGAATCTTATCCTGGATATCTGGAAGACCAAGAAGATCACCAAGGTTCTGGTTACTCACTCCATTGAAGAGGCGGTATTTCTGGGCCAGAAAATAATTATCCTGGGCAGACGGCCGGCCAAGGTGCTGCAGATCGTCGACAACCCGGAGGTGGGCAGTTCCGATTACCGGCAGAGCGAAAACTTTTTTCATTTATGCACGGAAGTGCGCACCATCCTGGGAGGGCAGGGCAATGGGCAGGAAACGTGA
- the ilvA gene encoding threonine ammonia-lyase, biosynthetic — protein sequence MEEMLRRILTSRVYEAAIETPLDAAVSLSACMSNNILLKREDQQPVFSFKIRGAYNRIAHLSSEEKKRGVLAASAGNHAQGVAFSARKLQIPALIIMPETTPQIKVEAVKYFGGEVVLHGASYSEAADYARQIIEETGMVFIHPFDDPLVIAGQGTVADELLRQNPGELDAIFVPVGGGGLIAGIAAYIKALRPDIMVIGVEPQDSDAMARSLEKGEPVTLEAPGIFADGVAVKRVGDLTFELCRKFVDEIIRVDTDELCGGIKAIYQATRSIVEPAGALGMTGLLKYVRESGCRNKTLIAINSGANMNFERLRYVAERTMIGEKLEALFAVTIPEEPGSLKRFCRDLVGERNITEFNYRLSSRDRAQIFVGISIRDSRERQSFSRQLSEAGYENIDLTDNSLAKTHIRYMVGGRSQEVQNERLFRFWFPETPGALVKFLDATRGARNISLFHYRMQGGDYGRVLVGLEFPEGNDPHLEERLAALGYRYREETDNPAYSLFL from the coding sequence ATGGAAGAAATGTTGAGAAGAATACTTACCTCAAGGGTCTATGAAGCGGCCATCGAAACCCCTCTCGATGCGGCTGTCTCGCTGTCGGCCTGCATGAGCAACAATATCCTGCTCAAACGGGAAGATCAGCAGCCGGTTTTTTCCTTCAAGATCCGCGGGGCCTACAACAGAATTGCCCATCTCAGCAGCGAGGAGAAAAAGCGCGGTGTTCTTGCCGCTTCCGCCGGCAACCATGCTCAGGGTGTGGCTTTTTCCGCACGTAAACTGCAGATACCTGCGCTCATCATAATGCCGGAGACCACCCCGCAGATCAAGGTTGAGGCGGTTAAGTATTTCGGTGGTGAGGTGGTGCTCCACGGCGCAAGCTATTCCGAGGCCGCCGATTATGCCCGGCAGATCATAGAAGAGACCGGCATGGTCTTCATTCACCCTTTCGATGACCCTCTGGTCATTGCCGGTCAGGGCACCGTGGCCGATGAGCTGCTGCGCCAGAACCCGGGAGAACTGGACGCCATCTTTGTGCCGGTCGGCGGTGGCGGTTTGATTGCTGGAATCGCCGCATATATAAAAGCGCTGCGCCCGGATATCATGGTGATCGGCGTCGAGCCGCAGGACAGCGATGCCATGGCCAGATCTCTTGAAAAAGGAGAGCCGGTAACTCTTGAGGCACCGGGAATATTCGCCGATGGGGTTGCCGTTAAAAGAGTGGGGGATCTTACCTTTGAGCTGTGCCGTAAATTTGTCGATGAGATAATCAGAGTGGATACCGATGAGCTGTGCGGCGGCATTAAGGCCATCTATCAGGCCACCAGGTCCATCGTTGAGCCGGCCGGCGCCCTGGGTATGACTGGATTATTGAAATATGTGCGGGAATCAGGCTGCAGAAATAAGACGTTGATCGCTATCAACTCCGGGGCGAATATGAATTTCGAGCGGCTGCGCTATGTGGCCGAACGCACCATGATCGGCGAAAAGCTGGAAGCGCTCTTTGCCGTAACCATACCCGAAGAGCCGGGGAGCTTGAAAAGGTTCTGCAGAGATCTGGTGGGTGAGCGCAATATTACAGAATTCAACTATCGCCTCTCCAGCCGGGACAGGGCGCAGATTTTTGTAGGCATCTCCATTCGCGATTCCCGGGAGCGCCAAAGCTTCAGCAGGCAACTCAGTGAAGCGGGGTATGAAAATATCGATCTCACCGACAACTCTCTCGCTAAAACCCATATTCGCTACATGGTGGGCGGCCGCTCCCAGGAGGTGCAAAACGAGAGGCTGTTCCGCTTCTGGTTCCCGGAAACTCCCGGTGCCCTGGTTAAATTTCTCGACGCCACCCGTGGAGCCAGGAACATCTCGCTGTTTCACTATCGCATGCAGGGCGGCGATTACGGCCGCGTCCTTGTCGGCCTGGAATTTCCCGAAGGTAACGATCCTCATCTGGAGGAGAGACTTGCCGCCCTGGGCTACAGGTATCGGGAGGAAACCGACAATCCGGCGTATTCACTGTTTCTCTAA
- the megL gene encoding methionine gamma-lyase, translated as MDEKIMAKAGFATKAIHGGYKKDQYGALTVPIHQTATFVFDNAEQGGRRFASEESGYIYSRLGNPTCTHLEEKLALLEGGEAAVATASGIGAITSAFWTLLKSGDHVVASKTLYGCTFSYLSHGLTRYGVEVTFVDATDPKNIEKAMRPNTRVIYLESPANPTLEIIDIEEVSNIAHDQEGCVVVVDNTFCSPYIQRPLELGADIVVHSGTKFLNGHGDVIAGMVVGKQEFIDQVRFFGIKDMTGASLSPFNAFLIIRGMKTLEIRMEKHCANAMKVAECLERHPAVERVYYPGLQSFPQYELAKKNMSLPGAIVAFELKGGLEEGKGVMNGMRLCKLAVSLGDAETLIQHPASMTHSPYTAEEREEAGISEGLVRVAVGLENVDDIIADLEQALNRII; from the coding sequence ATGGACGAAAAAATAATGGCTAAGGCAGGATTTGCAACAAAAGCAATCCACGGAGGGTATAAAAAAGACCAGTACGGCGCATTGACTGTTCCCATTCACCAGACAGCCACTTTTGTATTCGACAATGCAGAACAGGGGGGCCGCCGCTTTGCATCGGAAGAAAGCGGCTATATATATTCCCGTTTAGGCAATCCTACCTGCACTCATCTGGAGGAAAAACTCGCCTTGCTGGAAGGGGGCGAAGCTGCAGTGGCCACAGCTTCCGGCATAGGTGCCATCACATCGGCTTTTTGGACGCTGCTTAAATCCGGAGACCACGTAGTAGCGTCCAAGACTTTGTACGGATGTACCTTTTCCTATTTGAGCCACGGTCTGACCCGGTATGGAGTGGAAGTCACCTTTGTAGATGCCACAGATCCAAAAAATATTGAAAAGGCAATGAGGCCCAATACCCGGGTTATTTACTTGGAATCGCCGGCCAATCCGACCTTGGAGATCATTGATATTGAAGAAGTCAGCAACATTGCCCATGATCAAGAAGGGTGTGTGGTCGTGGTGGATAACACTTTCTGCAGCCCTTATATCCAGCGGCCATTGGAATTGGGTGCCGATATCGTGGTTCATTCCGGTACAAAATTTCTCAATGGCCATGGAGATGTCATTGCCGGTATGGTGGTGGGGAAGCAGGAATTCATCGATCAAGTACGGTTTTTCGGCATTAAAGACATGACCGGAGCTTCGCTGAGTCCTTTTAATGCGTTCCTGATTATCAGAGGGATGAAAACCCTGGAAATTCGAATGGAAAAACACTGTGCAAACGCTATGAAAGTGGCAGAATGCCTGGAGAGGCACCCAGCGGTGGAAAGAGTGTACTATCCTGGTTTGCAGAGTTTCCCGCAGTACGAACTGGCTAAAAAGAACATGAGCCTTCCCGGGGCTATCGTCGCTTTTGAGTTGAAGGGCGGCTTAGAAGAGGGCAAGGGTGTTATGAACGGCATGCGATTGTGCAAATTGGCTGTTAGTCTGGGAGATGCCGAGACGCTCATTCAGCACCCGGCTTCCATGACCCACTCTCCGTATACTGCGGAAGAGCGAGAGGAAGCCGGAATATCGGAGGGTTTGGTACGGGTGGCTGTCGGTTTGGAAAACGTCGACGATATCATCGCTGATCTGGAACAGGCGTTGAACCGGATCATTTAA
- a CDS encoding MetQ/NlpA family ABC transporter substrate-binding protein, with amino-acid sequence MLINFSFSCFWGQFFKSKALILLCLLLLSGTVQAATPLKIGVLLIEDSVPLYVAEQEDFFTEQSLEVELIPFLSALERDSALMAGAIDGAVADPVGAILFDKGRGILQITSLLLGETPGEGLFAILASPKSDIKEVDDLKNVEIAVSSATIIEYVTDRLLEEQGFTPAEIKTVEVKKMPIRMQMLLSNSVKAATLPEPLASIAVSKGARILISDAASKQSLSQTVMVFHSDVLKERRDDIAAFFRGLTKGVQAINSSPETYRALFLEKGRIPPFLADYVIPRYPLPAPFSRELYGPIIDWLAPKKLVGRLPYESMVSTDFLAE; translated from the coding sequence ATGTTAATAAATTTTTCATTTTCTTGTTTTTGGGGGCAGTTTTTCAAGAGTAAGGCACTGATACTTCTCTGCCTGCTTTTGCTCTCAGGCACAGTCCAGGCCGCTACGCCTCTCAAAATAGGGGTTCTGTTGATCGAGGATTCTGTTCCACTCTATGTCGCCGAACAGGAAGACTTCTTTACCGAACAGAGCCTCGAGGTAGAGCTCATTCCCTTTCTCAGCGCACTGGAAAGAGACAGCGCACTTATGGCCGGAGCAATCGACGGCGCTGTCGCCGATCCTGTCGGTGCCATCCTTTTCGATAAGGGCAGGGGCATCCTGCAAATCACTTCGCTTCTCCTTGGCGAAACTCCCGGCGAAGGCCTTTTTGCCATCCTGGCCTCACCAAAATCGGATATCAAAGAGGTAGACGATCTGAAAAATGTGGAGATCGCCGTCTCCAGTGCCACCATCATCGAGTATGTCACCGACAGACTGCTCGAGGAACAGGGTTTCACGCCTGCCGAGATCAAGACCGTGGAGGTGAAGAAGATGCCCATCAGGATGCAAATGCTGCTTTCCAATTCGGTCAAAGCGGCAACCCTGCCGGAACCACTGGCCTCCATTGCCGTATCAAAGGGTGCCCGTATTCTGATTTCCGATGCAGCCAGTAAACAAAGCCTTTCTCAGACGGTCATGGTTTTCCACAGCGATGTGCTCAAGGAGCGAAGAGACGATATCGCCGCCTTTTTCCGTGGCCTGACCAAAGGCGTACAGGCCATCAACTCCAGTCCCGAGACATATCGCGCTCTTTTCCTGGAAAAAGGACGGATTCCACCGTTTCTTGCCGACTATGTGATACCCCGCTATCCGCTGCCGGCACCGTTCAGCAGAGAGCTCTATGGTCCTATTATCGACTGGCTGGCCCCCAAAAAGCTGGTGGGCAGGCTGCCTTATGAAAGCATGGTTTCAACCGATTTTCTTGCCGAGTAG
- the rph gene encoding ribonuclease PH: MRSNNRAADELRPVTVERNIQPNADGSILIKMGNTHVICGVSIEEQVPPFLIGTGKGWITAEYGMLPCATSTRFRRETAKGIGGRTFEIQRLIGRSLRMMVDLRAIGERTLRVDCDVLNADGGTRTASITGAALALRNAIGGMAEDGRIAHLPDLLPVAAVSAGMVDGIAMLDLDYEEDSRADTDANFVMSGDGRWIEIQSTAEGFPFTTESLIEMTKLADRGIKELFDLW; the protein is encoded by the coding sequence ATGCGTTCAAATAATCGAGCTGCAGACGAGCTGCGGCCGGTAACGGTCGAAAGAAACATCCAGCCTAACGCCGACGGTTCAATTCTTATCAAGATGGGCAATACCCATGTCATCTGCGGAGTCAGTATTGAGGAGCAGGTTCCTCCCTTTCTGATTGGCACGGGAAAGGGTTGGATAACGGCGGAATACGGAATGCTGCCCTGCGCCACTTCGACCAGATTTCGGCGGGAGACCGCTAAAGGCATAGGCGGCAGAACCTTCGAAATCCAGCGTCTTATCGGTCGCAGCCTCCGCATGATGGTAGACTTGAGGGCCATTGGCGAGCGCACTCTCCGGGTAGATTGTGACGTACTCAATGCCGATGGAGGAACACGTACCGCCTCCATCACCGGTGCTGCTCTGGCGCTTCGCAATGCTATAGGCGGCATGGCTGAGGACGGCCGAATCGCTCACCTTCCCGATCTTCTGCCGGTGGCAGCGGTTTCTGCCGGAATGGTGGATGGCATTGCCATGCTTGATCTCGACTATGAGGAGGATTCAAGAGCGGATACCGATGCCAACTTTGTCATGTCAGGAGACGGCAGATGGATTGAGATCCAGTCTACCGCCGAAGGCTTTCCGTTTACCACAGAATCCCTGATTGAGATGACCAAGCTTGCCGACAGGGGAATCAAGGAATTGTTCGACCTCTGGTAA
- a CDS encoding DUF3683 domain-containing protein, with the protein MNKEDYREIPYNFTSADDKLIINHLFGPAVWGSLEELRSQRITGRSARLVMRFMGDLFIMRRNPFLYQELIDSPLRRNQFFKTADTDLQIIENGVKAVGVSEKRSTKVINLVNTCRNRLKILKKSITGAKARRAKIKKQLGSIIGRECISFDPFTLISHATDATDWRLYLPVAVVYPSEESQVAPLLKAIAELKMHAIPRGGGTGLTGGSVPVRDNCIVINTEKLNGIKPIGKVSYLQNDPTQKVEVLRAEAGVITQDAMAAAEKEGLVFATDPTSAWASTIGGNISENAGGKTAVLWGTAIDNILSYSIAMPNAGLCTVRRINHPLRKILPEDQVIFEVKSEDGSYRRTISLSGMDIRKKGLWKDITNKALGGLPGFQKEGTDGIITSAEFILHQAYPKKLTFCLEFFGNDMDEASRVIVEISQEFSNGGAEALMALEHFDEEYIKAINYKFKAARSERPKAVLLIDMVGHSDEEIGRGRKRFEKLLAPYVNTEVFVAKDSDEASRFWRDRKRLGAIAARTNAFKLNEDIVLPLAALAEFARFVDEYNINEDIHNKKESIHATIEYLKTAVPIEDPDWLEAKLPTADRLCRETLEKLDLRSIESIRHEVYIKKLMDDLLELFRGYSRVSGHIREIFEDVRKKRIIIATHMHAGDGNVHVNIPVFSNDRKMMGRAEKTAEDIMAKAVELDGVVSGEHGIGITKMKFLDKQRRLELQEYRRDVDPENIMNPGMLEDPYIINKVFTPSFNLLELEARILKHGSLESLSSKIAKCVRCGKCKPDCCVFIPSGNVFFHPRNKNLAIGSLIEALLYDMQRSHFPRFNQLKNLQQIADHCTMCGKCLSPCPVDIDTAEVSVLEREILAEIGYKKTPVATTLSLRYLKSRNRVFNTVFRKGVVDWGGKTQRLGVRMLEKAPDRVSHSRSNMVAMLKSPMVPPSASTLRDLLPKCSNSEALLLRPAKVAVKTVFYFPGCGSERLYADISKAALYVLLNSNIQIVLPPPYLCCGFPSRVNAKKKMHNEIVLRDTIIFSQIREMLGHLDFDAVLISCGTCREALHKMGAAEIFNCGIEDISEYVMRLNPELFRVSAENYLYHAPCHDSLDGNGSVLIKKLGAGVTPTPDCCSEAGTMAISRPDISSAMRSKKRESIAGRMNDTDAEQIILTNCPSCISGLGRNTDMKIRPQHLTEALAISAGGPQWMAELEALIAKFEKVTF; encoded by the coding sequence ATGAATAAAGAAGATTATCGCGAAATTCCCTACAACTTCACCTCAGCCGACGACAAACTGATAATCAACCATCTATTCGGCCCGGCGGTCTGGGGCAGCCTGGAAGAGTTGCGCTCCCAGAGGATCACAGGAAGATCGGCACGCCTGGTGATGCGCTTTATGGGTGATCTCTTTATCATGAGGCGCAATCCCTTTCTCTACCAGGAACTGATCGACTCGCCTCTGCGCAGAAACCAGTTTTTCAAAACAGCGGATACCGATCTGCAGATTATCGAAAACGGAGTCAAGGCTGTTGGCGTCAGCGAAAAGCGCAGCACCAAAGTCATCAACCTCGTCAACACTTGTCGAAACCGCCTGAAAATCCTGAAAAAAAGCATCACCGGGGCCAAGGCGCGCAGAGCAAAAATCAAGAAGCAGCTTGGCTCCATAATCGGCAGGGAATGCATCTCCTTCGACCCCTTCACCCTGATCAGCCATGCCACCGATGCCACGGATTGGCGCCTCTACCTGCCCGTTGCCGTTGTCTATCCCTCGGAGGAAAGCCAGGTGGCGCCGCTGCTTAAGGCTATAGCCGAGCTGAAGATGCATGCCATACCCCGGGGCGGGGGAACCGGCCTCACCGGCGGCAGCGTGCCGGTCCGGGACAACTGCATCGTCATCAATACCGAGAAACTTAATGGAATCAAACCCATCGGCAAGGTCAGCTATCTGCAGAATGACCCCACGCAGAAGGTGGAGGTTCTCAGGGCCGAAGCCGGGGTTATTACCCAGGATGCTATGGCCGCGGCGGAAAAGGAAGGGTTGGTTTTCGCCACCGATCCCACCAGCGCCTGGGCCTCCACCATTGGCGGCAACATTTCGGAAAATGCCGGAGGGAAGACCGCTGTTCTCTGGGGGACGGCGATCGACAATATTCTCTCTTATTCCATCGCCATGCCCAATGCCGGTCTGTGCACAGTGCGGCGGATCAACCATCCTCTGCGCAAGATCCTCCCGGAGGATCAGGTGATCTTCGAGGTGAAGAGCGAGGACGGCAGCTACCGGCGTACCATATCACTCTCAGGCATGGACATCCGCAAAAAGGGGCTGTGGAAAGATATCACCAACAAGGCACTGGGCGGACTGCCGGGCTTCCAGAAGGAGGGCACCGACGGCATCATAACCTCCGCCGAGTTTATTCTGCATCAGGCCTATCCCAAGAAACTCACCTTCTGCCTTGAATTTTTCGGCAATGACATGGATGAGGCCAGCCGGGTCATCGTTGAGATTTCTCAAGAGTTTTCCAATGGCGGTGCCGAAGCGCTCATGGCGCTGGAACACTTTGACGAGGAATATATCAAGGCAATCAACTACAAATTCAAGGCGGCCAGGAGTGAACGCCCCAAGGCGGTGCTTCTTATAGACATGGTCGGTCACAGCGACGAGGAGATCGGGAGGGGTAGAAAAAGATTCGAGAAGCTTCTTGCACCTTATGTCAATACCGAAGTATTTGTTGCCAAAGACAGCGATGAAGCCTCCCGTTTCTGGCGGGACCGCAAAAGGCTGGGCGCCATCGCCGCCAGGACCAATGCCTTCAAGCTGAACGAGGATATCGTTCTGCCTCTGGCGGCCCTTGCCGAATTTGCCCGCTTTGTCGATGAATACAATATCAATGAAGATATTCACAATAAGAAGGAATCCATCCACGCCACCATTGAATACCTCAAGACTGCCGTGCCTATCGAGGATCCGGACTGGCTCGAGGCAAAACTGCCCACGGCCGACAGGCTTTGCCGCGAAACCCTGGAAAAGCTGGACCTGCGTAGTATTGAGTCTATTCGTCACGAGGTTTATATCAAAAAACTGATGGATGATCTGCTTGAGCTTTTTCGGGGCTACAGCCGGGTCAGTGGTCATATTCGTGAGATTTTTGAAGATGTCCGCAAAAAACGCATCATCATCGCCACCCACATGCATGCCGGCGACGGCAATGTTCATGTCAATATTCCGGTGTTCTCCAATGATAGAAAGATGATGGGTCGGGCCGAAAAGACCGCTGAAGATATTATGGCAAAAGCCGTCGAACTCGACGGTGTGGTCAGCGGCGAACACGGCATCGGCATCACCAAGATGAAGTTCCTCGACAAGCAGCGGCGCCTCGAGCTGCAGGAATATCGCCGGGATGTCGATCCGGAAAACATCATGAACCCGGGCATGCTGGAAGACCCGTATATCATCAACAAAGTCTTTACCCCTAGTTTCAACCTGCTTGAACTGGAGGCTCGCATCCTCAAGCACGGCTCACTGGAGAGTCTCTCCTCCAAAATCGCCAAATGCGTGCGCTGCGGCAAATGCAAGCCTGACTGCTGTGTGTTTATCCCCTCAGGTAATGTTTTCTTTCATCCCCGCAACAAAAACCTGGCCATCGGCTCGCTTATCGAAGCATTGCTCTATGATATGCAGCGCTCTCACTTTCCCAGATTCAACCAGCTGAAAAACCTGCAACAGATTGCCGACCACTGTACCATGTGCGGCAAATGTCTGAGCCCATGTCCCGTTGATATAGATACCGCAGAAGTATCGGTGCTGGAGCGGGAGATTCTTGCTGAAATCGGCTATAAAAAGACTCCTGTCGCCACCACCCTTTCACTGCGGTATTTGAAAAGCAGAAACAGAGTATTCAACACGGTCTTTCGTAAAGGTGTCGTCGACTGGGGCGGCAAAACCCAGCGGCTTGGCGTCAGGATGCTGGAAAAAGCGCCGGACAGGGTAAGCCACAGCCGTAGCAACATGGTTGCGATGCTGAAGTCGCCGATGGTACCGCCTTCCGCCAGCACCCTGCGGGATCTGTTGCCGAAGTGCTCAAACAGCGAGGCGCTGCTGCTGCGGCCGGCAAAAGTTGCCGTAAAAACGGTTTTCTATTTTCCCGGATGCGGTTCGGAGAGGCTCTATGCCGATATTTCCAAAGCGGCACTCTACGTTCTTTTGAACAGCAATATCCAGATAGTACTGCCGCCTCCCTATCTGTGCTGCGGTTTTCCCTCCCGGGTCAACGCCAAAAAGAAGATGCATAACGAGATCGTTCTGCGGGACACCATTATCTTCAGCCAGATACGAGAGATGCTGGGGCACCTTGATTTCGATGCGGTTTTGATTAGCTGCGGCACCTGTCGGGAGGCTCTGCACAAAATGGGGGCCGCGGAAATTTTCAACTGCGGCATCGAGGATATATCCGAATACGTCATGCGCCTGAATCCGGAACTTTTCCGTGTGTCCGCAGAGAATTATCTCTACCATGCGCCCTGTCACGATTCCCTGGACGGCAACGGAAGTGTGCTCATTAAAAAGCTTGGAGCCGGGGTAACCCCGACACCGGATTGCTGCTCGGAAGCGGGAACCATGGCCATTTCCAGACCTGATATATCTTCTGCCATGCGCAGCAAAAAACGGGAATCGATAGCCGGCAGGATGAACGATACTGATGCAGAGCAGATCATCCTGACCAATTGCCCTTCCTGTATTTCCGGTCTGGGCAGGAATACGGATATGAAGATCAGGCCACAGCATCTGACCGAGGCGCTGGCGATCTCGGCGGGTGGTCCGCAGTGGATGGCAGAACTTGAAGCTCTGATAGCAAAATTTGAAAAGGTCACCTTTTGA
- a CDS encoding radical SAM protein, whose amino-acid sequence MTAAEKRIRGTREWAVADIDCCTGCSHGCRYCYARYDGVVKKKRVSASEWQHPEVRSADVHRSFPLYPGTVMFPANHDIQPEILADCIRLLHNLLAPGNSILIVSKPHLLCIEEICRTFNNSRRQILFRFSITAIDNRILQFWEPAAPAYEERLASLRHAYSRGFQTSISIEPMLESEKIEELVDQLSPFVSHSIWIGKMNKIKKRVSEDTPQMAHELQRIRKEQNDENIAAIYHRLKNNSLIRWKESIKEVVGLELLRQPGLDI is encoded by the coding sequence ATGACGGCTGCTGAGAAAAGAATACGCGGCACCCGTGAATGGGCAGTGGCAGATATCGACTGCTGTACAGGCTGTTCCCATGGCTGCAGATACTGTTACGCCCGGTATGACGGCGTCGTCAAAAAGAAGAGAGTTTCTGCCTCCGAGTGGCAGCATCCCGAAGTTCGTTCCGCGGATGTGCACCGGAGCTTTCCACTGTATCCGGGGACAGTCATGTTTCCCGCCAATCATGATATACAGCCGGAAATACTCGCTGACTGCATCCGGCTTCTCCACAATCTTCTCGCCCCCGGCAACAGCATACTGATTGTCTCCAAACCGCACCTGCTCTGCATCGAGGAAATCTGTCGAACCTTTAACAACAGCCGCCGGCAGATTCTCTTCCGTTTTTCAATTACCGCAATAGATAACAGAATCCTGCAATTCTGGGAGCCGGCGGCACCCGCCTATGAAGAGCGGCTGGCCAGTCTCCGGCATGCATACTCCCGTGGTTTTCAAACCTCAATCAGTATCGAGCCGATGCTCGAGAGTGAAAAAATCGAAGAGTTGGTAGACCAACTCTCACCCTTTGTCAGCCATTCCATCTGGATCGGCAAGATGAATAAAATTAAAAAGCGTGTGAGCGAAGATACACCTCAAATGGCCCACGAGCTTCAGCGCATCAGAAAAGAACAGAACGACGAGAATATTGCAGCGATCTACCATAGGCTGAAAAACAATAGCTTGATTCGCTGGAAGGAATCGATCAAGGAGGTTGTCGGCCTGGAACTCCTCCGGCAGCCGGGCCTGGACATATAA
- a CDS encoding pyridoxamine 5'-phosphate oxidase family protein: MRRKQCEITDKEEIKQILERVRIGRLATLGKDGYPYITPVNYVLHRDSIYFHCAHKGEKTDNIKRCDKVCFEVDIPLSYLGVDYDRSRPSCQVHQFYHCVIIRGRARFVEDLEEKADSLNALVRVHEEGGSFTSITAETKEVGLCTVIAVRIDSISAKSDLAQKKESSEKNRIAKYLHTRNLPGDQEAARYIGEK; the protein is encoded by the coding sequence ATGCGAAGAAAGCAATGCGAAATAACCGACAAAGAAGAAATCAAGCAGATTCTGGAAAGGGTGAGAATCGGCAGGCTGGCAACTCTCGGGAAGGACGGCTACCCCTATATAACTCCGGTCAACTATGTCCTTCACCGGGACTCGATCTACTTTCACTGTGCCCATAAGGGCGAAAAAACAGACAACATCAAACGCTGTGACAAAGTTTGTTTCGAGGTGGACATACCACTGTCCTATCTCGGAGTCGATTATGACCGCAGTCGCCCAAGCTGTCAGGTTCACCAGTTCTATCACTGTGTGATTATTCGGGGAAGGGCCAGATTTGTTGAGGATTTAGAAGAAAAGGCGGACTCCCTCAATGCCCTTGTCCGTGTTCATGAAGAGGGTGGCAGCTTTACGTCCATCACTGCAGAGACTAAGGAAGTGGGCCTTTGCACCGTGATTGCCGTCCGTATCGATTCCATATCCGCAAAAAGTGATCTTGCCCAGAAAAAGGAAAGTTCCGAAAAAAATCGAATCGCCAAGTACCTTCACACCCGCAACCTTCCCGGCGACCAGGAGGCCGCCAGATATATCGGAGAGAAATAG